From the Aspergillus puulaauensis MK2 DNA, chromosome 1, nearly complete sequence genome, the window CTGAGCCGCTTGCGCGGCGCCAGCTCACCCACTTTGGACCGATCGTCTTCCGCCACGACTCGGAATAATTATTCATATTTGAACCCTTAGCGTTGTCCCTTGGATGTCTTTTCAGCCCGTGTTTGTGCTGTCATTCTCGCTGCCACCGCTGCTGCGCCTAATCTCTCAGTGACTGTCCTCCCCCTCACCAAGCTGGGTTGAACTCGACATGCTGTGATACAACGCGTTTGAGTGTATGAATAGCGCTCGTTGATGATCTACATTTATTTTGTGTACCTTTGTTTTGAGCTTCAGCCACCTCTTGGTTCTCACCGAACAATACTATACCTTCGCCATTAGCCACGCCTATCGGACAGCTTGAAAAGTCACCTTTGACGATTAAGTCGTCCTCACGTACCATACAAAATGTCTCGTGTAGGGAGTCGGCCTTCGTCACTCCAAGGGGGGAATGAGAGCTTGTTAATGTCCGACTTTAATCGCCCAGTTGCCGACACCAACGAAGGCGATGGAAATGTCCTGCCCAGGCATCGTGATGAAAAAGGGCCACACCCACGTCGAAACTTTCTTCGAGTCCACACTGCTGGGCAGAGTGGACGGAGCGGAGTGCAACCCCTTTTATTCCTGCAGGTCTGCTTCAGGAGTACTTGCACCCTCTCGATGATAGTTAATATCCTGTGGCCTTTTGTCCCTGCTGCGATTGTTATGCACTTCGCTCGACCGGACCTTCATGTTTGGGTTTTTGCCCTCAACTACGTTGCAATGGTGCCATCTGCAAACGTgcttggctttggtggcGGCGAGCTTGCCAAAAAGCTACCCAAGGTGTTTGGCGTGCTTCTGGAGACTACCCTTAGCTCGGTCGTGGAGATTGTCCTCTTCATGGTGTTGATCCATAACGATCAAAACGGTAGCCTGATACCCGTTATCCAAGCTGCTATTCTAGGGTCAATATTGGCGAATCTGCTTCTTTGCCTAGGTCTATGCTTTTTCTTTGGAGGTCTTGGGCGTGAGGAGCAGACGTTTCATGAGGCAGTCAGTGAGGTTGGCTCCGGCTTGTTACTGGTTGCGGGCTTTGGTCTGTTGATTCCCAGCGCCTTCTATGCGACTCTGAACAGCGGCGGCACGAGTACCAACGCCACGCCGGACGAAATAACTCGCTCTACTTTAAAAATCAGTCGAGCCACCGCCGTCATTCTTTTGGTTGCTTTTTCTATGTAAGTTCGCCCGCTTCCCAGCGTCCAGAACACGTTGCTTACTGGGGGGGTTCCGCTGGTCAAGGTATCTATTCTACAACCTCCATAGCCACCACTCTATATTCGACGAGGTTCTCGAGATTGATGAGAACCGCGACGAGGATcgtgagaaggagaagaaacgtgCCAAGCTCACGCTTACAGAGTGCCTGATAGCAATCGCCATAGCCCTAGCCTGTGTCTGTATGTCGGCTGTATTCTTGGTCCAAGAGATTGAACATATCGTCCTGGATCAAGGCGTGCCGGATAACTTCATGGGTCTAATTCTTGTTCCCGTCGTCGAAAAGGCCGCAGAGCACCTCACCGCCATCGACGAAGCTTGGTAAGCTGTCTACATCATCTCTTCAATCCGCACGAAGCCCTGCACTTGAGCTACATAGATCTTAGCATGCTAACCTCA encodes:
- a CDS encoding hydrogen/calcium exchanger domain-containing protein (COG:P;~EggNog:ENOG410PIQ9;~InterPro:IPR004798,IPR004837;~PFAM:PF01699;~TransMembrane:9 (i83-103o109-128i140-162o174-196i217-235o255-274i306-330o410-429i436-456o);~go_component: GO:0016021 - integral component of membrane [Evidence IEA];~go_function: GO:0015369 - calcium:proton antiporter activity [Evidence IEA];~go_process: GO:0006816 - calcium ion transport [Evidence IEA];~go_process: GO:0055085 - transmembrane transport [Evidence IEA]), with translation MSRVGSRPSSLQGGNESLLMSDFNRPVADTNEGDGNVLPRHRDEKGPHPRRNFLRVHTAGQSGRSGVQPLLFLQVCFRSTCTLSMIVNILWPFVPAAIVMHFARPDLHVWVFALNYVAMVPSANVLGFGGGELAKKLPKVFGVLLETTLSSVVEIVLFMVLIHNDQNGSLIPVIQAAILGSILANLLLCLGLCFFFGGLGREEQTFHEAVSEVGSGLLLVAGFGLLIPSAFYATLNSGGTSTNATPDEITRSTLKISRATAVILLVAFSMYLFYNLHSHHSIFDEVLEIDENRDEDREKEKKRAKLTLTECLIAIAIALACVCMSAVFLVQEIEHIVLDQGVPDNFMGLILVPVVEKAAEHLTAIDEAWDNQINFALFHCLGPSIQTALLNAPLAVLVGWGLSKDVSLNFEIFMIVLVVLAILVVGNFLRDGKSNYLEGGLCVLIYLIIAVTTWYYPQVEAGGEGSHGAEGTAEMAAHRF